One genomic region from Myxocyprinus asiaticus isolate MX2 ecotype Aquarium Trade chromosome 27, UBuf_Myxa_2, whole genome shotgun sequence encodes:
- the leprotl1 gene encoding leptin receptor overlapping transcript-like 1 produces the protein MAGIKALISLSFGGAIGLMFLMLGCALPVYNEYWPLFLLFFYILSPIPYCISRRVVDDTDSASNACKELAIFLTTGIVVSAFGLPIIFARASVIAWGACALVLAGNIVIFATILGFFLVFGSNDDFSWQQW, from the exons CTCTCATCAGTCTGTCGTTTGGAGGAGCGATCGGGCTGATGTTCCTGATGCTCGGCTGCGCTCTGCCCGTCTATAA TGAGTACTGGCcgctcttcctcctcttcttctacATCCTGTCGCCCATCCCGTACTGCATCTCTCGACGCGTGGTGGACGACACGGATTCTGCTAGTAATGCCTGTAAAGAGCTCGCCATATTCCTCACCACGGGAATCGTTGTGTCTGCGTTTGGGCTGCCCATCATATTCGCCCGCGCTAGTGTG ATCGCGTGGGGAGCCTGTGCGCTCGTTCTGGCGGGAAACATCGTGATCTTTGCCACCATCCTGGGCTTCTTCCTGGTCTTTGGGTCAAACGATGACTTCAGTTGGCAGCAGTGGTGA